The following are encoded together in the Methanobrevibacter sp. genome:
- a CDS encoding CoB--CoM heterodisulfide reductase iron-sulfur subunit A family protein translates to MAEEKRDNNEELRIGVYVCHCGVNVGGVVDCPTVAEYAKALPNVVHATDYKYMCSDPGQAMIQEDIKEKNLNRIVVAACSPRLHEPTFRRCVEEAGLNKFLFEFANLREQDSWVHMNEPEAATEKAKDLVRMAVAKARLLEPLEATKVAVDNKALVIGGGVCGIQTALDLGDMGFKTYMVERNPTIGGRMGQLDKTFPTLDCSMCILAPKMVDCAKHENIELISYAEVKEVDGYIGNFTVKVEKKARYVDEDLCTGCGACVEACPIEIPNYYDEGVGMVKAAYIPFPQAVPLCATIDKDYCIECMLCTQACGPDAIDHNQEATEIELEVGTIVAAIGYDPFDPSGIYQYGYGRYTNVITAMEIERMINASGPTGGHVIKPSDGIEPKRVAFIHCVGSRDETIGKPYCSRVCCMYSMKNAQLCIDHEPDTEVTCYYMDIRAFGKGYEEFYKTSQEKYGIEFIRGKPAQILENDDLTLTIRAEDTLLGKVTEYTYDLVVLSVGLEHAAGSDELRQTLGVSKSADGFYMEAHPKLRPVDTLTDGVYIAGVAQGPKDIPDSVAQGSAAASRAAIPMAQGEVEIEPIIASNDEAICGACQVCVELCPYGAIGIATGVGGKEFAQINSALCKGCGTCVGACPSGAMNQQHFKTEQIMAQISAALEDIGK, encoded by the coding sequence ATGGCAGAAGAAAAAAGAGATAATAACGAAGAATTAAGGATCGGTGTTTACGTCTGTCACTGTGGTGTAAACGTTGGTGGAGTTGTAGACTGTCCTACCGTAGCAGAATACGCTAAAGCATTACCAAATGTAGTTCACGCAACTGACTACAAATACATGTGTTCTGACCCAGGTCAAGCTATGATCCAAGAAGACATCAAAGAGAAAAACTTAAACAGAATTGTTGTTGCAGCATGTTCCCCTCGTCTTCACGAACCTACTTTCCGTAGATGTGTAGAAGAAGCAGGATTAAACAAATTCTTATTTGAATTTGCTAACTTAAGAGAACAAGACTCTTGGGTACACATGAACGAACCTGAAGCAGCTACCGAAAAAGCTAAAGATTTAGTACGTATGGCTGTTGCAAAAGCAAGATTACTCGAACCATTAGAAGCTACCAAAGTAGCAGTAGATAACAAAGCTTTAGTTATCGGTGGTGGAGTATGTGGTATTCAAACCGCATTAGATTTAGGTGATATGGGATTCAAAACCTACATGGTAGAAAGAAACCCAACCATTGGTGGAAGAATGGGACAATTAGATAAAACTTTCCCTACTCTTGACTGTTCAATGTGTATTTTAGCACCTAAAATGGTAGACTGTGCAAAACACGAAAACATCGAATTAATTTCCTACGCAGAAGTAAAAGAAGTAGACGGATACATCGGAAACTTCACTGTAAAAGTAGAGAAAAAAGCAAGATATGTTGACGAAGATCTTTGTACTGGATGTGGAGCTTGTGTGGAAGCTTGTCCTATCGAAATACCTAACTACTACGACGAAGGTGTAGGTATGGTAAAAGCTGCATACATCCCATTCCCTCAAGCTGTACCATTATGTGCAACTATTGACAAAGATTACTGTATCGAATGTATGTTATGTACTCAAGCATGTGGTCCTGACGCAATCGACCACAACCAAGAAGCTACTGAAATCGAATTAGAAGTTGGTACTATTGTAGCAGCTATCGGTTACGACCCATTCGACCCATCCGGAATTTACCAATACGGATACGGACGTTACACTAACGTAATTACCGCTATGGAAATCGAAAGGATGATTAACGCATCCGGTCCTACTGGTGGACACGTAATCAAACCTTCCGATGGTATTGAACCTAAACGTGTAGCATTCATCCACTGTGTCGGTTCCAGAGATGAAACTATCGGTAAACCTTACTGTTCCAGAGTATGTTGTATGTACTCCATGAAAAACGCTCAATTATGTATTGACCACGAACCTGATACTGAAGTAACTTGTTACTACATGGATATCCGTGCATTCGGTAAAGGATACGAAGAGTTCTACAAAACATCTCAAGAAAAATATGGAATTGAATTTATCAGAGGTAAACCAGCTCAAATCCTCGAAAACGACGATTTAACCTTAACTATCAGAGCAGAAGATACTTTACTAGGTAAAGTAACTGAATACACTTACGATTTAGTTGTATTAAGTGTAGGTCTCGAACACGCTGCAGGATCTGACGAACTCAGACAAACCTTAGGTGTTTCCAAATCTGCAGACGGATTCTACATGGAAGCTCACCCTAAACTCAGACCTGTTGACACCTTAACTGATGGTGTTTACATTGCTGGTGTAGCACAAGGTCCTAAAGATATTCCTGACTCCGTAGCTCAAGGTTCAGCTGCAGCATCCAGAGCAGCTATCCCAATGGCACAAGGAGAAGTAGAAATCGAACCTATTATTGCATCCAACGATGAAGCTATTTGTGGTGCTTGCCAAGTATGTGTAGAATTATGCCCATACGGTGCTATCGGTATCGCAACTGGTGTAGGTGGAAAAGAATTTGCACAAATTAACTCCGCATTATGTAAAGGATGTGGTACTTGTGTAGGTGCATGTCCATCTGGTGCAATGAACCAACAACACTTCAAAACCGAGCAAATTATGGCACAAATCAGTGCTGCTCTTGAAGACATAGGTAAATAG